In Acidobacteriota bacterium, a genomic segment contains:
- the surE gene encoding 5'/3'-nucleotidase SurE, with amino-acid sequence MKILVTNDDGVHAAGLAALAEALRPLGEVTTVAPASEMSATSHALTLTRPLRATRLAERTWAVDGTPTDCVYLAIYQLVGRDIDLVVSGINWGINLGDDITYSGTVAAALEGTLLRCPSFAISQERSQPMHYERAAEFAATLARRILDEGLPPDVYLNVNVPARKIRGVVLARQGKRIYHDGVSKEEDGDGTTLYRIGGYPEWDLQPGSDITAFREGNITITPLRIDLTDEAAIAGVSGWKLPVPGGDAPAVEDVTPTPGRRR; translated from the coding sequence ATGAAGATCCTCGTGACGAACGACGACGGCGTGCACGCCGCCGGCCTCGCGGCCCTCGCCGAGGCGCTGCGCCCCCTGGGGGAGGTCACGACGGTCGCCCCCGCGAGCGAGATGAGCGCGACGTCGCACGCCCTCACGCTGACGAGGCCGCTCCGGGCGACGCGCCTCGCCGAGAGAACGTGGGCCGTGGACGGCACCCCCACCGACTGCGTCTACCTCGCGATCTATCAGCTCGTCGGCCGCGACATCGATCTCGTCGTGAGCGGCATCAACTGGGGGATCAACCTCGGCGACGACATCACGTACTCCGGGACCGTGGCCGCGGCGCTCGAGGGGACGCTTCTGAGGTGTCCGAGCTTCGCGATCTCGCAGGAGCGATCGCAGCCGATGCACTACGAGCGCGCCGCCGAGTTCGCCGCGACGCTCGCGCGAAGGATCCTCGACGAGGGGCTCCCTCCCGACGTCTATTTGAACGTCAACGTCCCGGCCCGCAAGATCCGGGGGGTGGTCCTGGCGCGGCAGGGGAAGCGCATCTACCACGACGGCGTCTCGAAGGAGGAGGACGGCGACGGGACGACGCTCTACCGGATCGGGGGATACCCCGAGTGGGATCTCCAGCCCGGGAGCGACATCACCGCCTTCCGCGAGGGGAACATCACGATCACGCCGCTCCGCATCGACCTCACCGACGAGGCCGCGATCGCGGGGGTCTCGGGGTGGAAGCTGCCCGTTCCGGGCGGCGACGCCCCCGCCGTCGAGGACGTGACGCCGACCCCCGGGCGCCGGCGATGA
- a CDS encoding protein-L-isoaspartate(D-aspartate) O-methyltransferase: protein MTFGSPDDSGLYEIRRGKMVDRQIIPRGVREPLVLEAMREIPREIFVEEALRGRAYADSALPIGYGQTISQPYIAARMTELLAPLRTDVVLEVGGGTGYQTALLARMVKRVVSLERIPELAERAISNLRWLGFDNVEIRVGDGSVGWADRGPFDGILVAAAAPATPPSLIAQLRVGGRLVVPVGDARNQVLTCVTRSASGYVERRDEPCAFVPLIGEEGWPEEPQAP from the coding sequence ATGACCTTCGGCTCCCCGGACGACTCCGGGCTCTACGAGATCCGCCGGGGGAAGATGGTCGATCGCCAGATCATCCCGCGCGGTGTCCGCGAGCCGCTGGTCCTCGAGGCGATGCGCGAGATCCCGCGCGAGATCTTCGTCGAGGAAGCCCTTCGCGGCCGCGCGTACGCCGACAGCGCGCTCCCGATCGGCTACGGCCAGACGATCTCCCAGCCCTACATCGCGGCGCGCATGACGGAGCTCCTCGCTCCGCTGCGCACCGACGTCGTGCTCGAGGTCGGGGGAGGCACGGGGTACCAGACCGCGCTCCTCGCGCGCATGGTGAAGCGGGTGGTCTCGCTCGAGCGCATCCCCGAGCTCGCCGAGCGCGCGATCAGCAATCTTCGCTGGCTCGGCTTCGACAACGTCGAGATCCGCGTGGGAGATGGCTCCGTCGGGTGGGCCGACCGGGGGCCCTTCGACGGCATCCTCGTGGCGGCGGCGGCCCCGGCGACGCCCCCCTCGCTGATCGCGCAGTTGAGGGTCGGCGGGCGGCTCGTCGTCCCGGTGGGGGACGCCCGCAACCAGGTGCTGACGTGCGTCACGCGCTCGGCGTCCGGGTACGTCGAGAGGCGCGACGAGCCGTGCGCCTTCGTTCCGCTGATCGGCGAGGAGGGGTGGCCGGAGGAGCCTCAGGCGCCTTGA
- a CDS encoding cupin domain-containing protein: MTRVEKPWGHELIWARTKDYVGKVLFIRKGQKLSLQYHNVKEETILVHSGSMIFTTEEGGRLVEKPLGPGESYHIPPGTKHRMEATEDCTVFEVSTPHLDDVVRLEDAYGRVPS, from the coding sequence GTGACGCGAGTCGAGAAGCCCTGGGGACACGAGCTGATCTGGGCCCGCACGAAGGACTACGTGGGCAAGGTCCTCTTCATCCGCAAGGGGCAGAAGCTGTCGTTGCAGTACCACAACGTCAAAGAGGAGACGATTCTCGTCCACTCGGGCTCGATGATCTTCACGACCGAGGAGGGGGGGCGGCTCGTCGAGAAGCCCCTGGGGCCCGGGGAGTCGTACCACATCCCTCCCGGAACGAAGCACCGGATGGAGGCGACCGAGGACTGCACCGTCTTCGAGGTCTCGACGCCGCACCTCGACGACGTCGTCCGGCTGGAAGATGCCTATGGCCGCGTGCCATCATGA
- the ptsP gene encoding phosphoenolpyruvate--protein phosphotransferase: protein MTERAYLKGICASPGIALGKAVVLETQGPAVFRVPIRDADVEREVARFRSAVAEAGGQLEKLQAKFAKEHRETAGKIFEAQILMVRDETLLGSTEERIRREKINAEWALHEETARLTSSFADLEDRERWVDNIEDVQDRLQKVLLGQSDHHNLSEMSEDVIVISTRLSPSETALLKSRRVIAFATDKGGQTSHTAIIAKALAIPAVVGLHDLSRRVQSGDLVVVDGSKGEVIVNPGVAEKNAYLGLRSDYIKGEEQRLRHSREAASVTLDGCEVLLNANIELPEQLSVALRHGARGIGLYRSEFLFLNRSPQLPSEEEHYQVYRALAEGCAPEVATIRTLDLGGEKYFHSVLDKDENNPVLGMRAIRFCLMRRDIFKTQLRGILRASRHGKIRVMFPLISGVEELRQAKEVLDEAREELAREGVAFDPAIPVGIMIEVPSAAAVADLLAREADFFSIGTNDLIQYTLAIDRSNESVSYLYRPLHPAILRTIRFTLEAAAGAGIPVSMCGEMAADPIAVPILLGLGLREFSMDAVSIPIVKAAVRSLSLKDARAMVGEIMTLATARDVEAYASSLIEPKLRAAVEAATGMRAG from the coding sequence GTGACGGAGAGGGCGTACCTCAAGGGAATCTGCGCGAGCCCGGGCATCGCGCTCGGGAAGGCCGTGGTCCTCGAGACCCAGGGCCCGGCGGTCTTCCGCGTGCCGATCCGCGACGCCGACGTGGAGCGCGAGGTCGCGCGCTTCCGCTCGGCCGTGGCCGAGGCCGGGGGGCAGCTCGAGAAGCTCCAGGCGAAGTTCGCCAAGGAGCACCGGGAGACGGCGGGGAAGATCTTCGAGGCCCAGATCCTCATGGTGCGTGACGAGACGCTCCTCGGCAGCACGGAGGAGCGGATCCGCCGTGAGAAGATCAACGCCGAGTGGGCGCTCCACGAGGAGACCGCCCGGTTGACGTCGTCGTTCGCGGACCTCGAGGATCGCGAGCGCTGGGTCGACAACATCGAGGACGTCCAGGATCGCCTCCAGAAGGTCCTCCTCGGGCAATCCGATCACCACAACCTCTCGGAGATGTCCGAGGACGTCATCGTCATCTCGACGAGGCTCTCCCCGTCGGAGACCGCCCTCCTCAAGTCGCGCCGCGTCATCGCCTTCGCCACCGACAAGGGAGGGCAGACCTCCCACACGGCGATCATCGCCAAGGCGCTCGCGATCCCGGCCGTCGTCGGCCTCCACGATCTCAGCCGCCGCGTGCAGTCCGGAGATCTCGTCGTCGTCGACGGATCGAAGGGCGAGGTCATCGTCAACCCCGGGGTCGCCGAGAAGAACGCCTACCTCGGGCTCCGCTCCGACTACATCAAGGGGGAGGAGCAGAGGCTCAGGCACTCCCGCGAGGCCGCCTCCGTCACCCTCGACGGGTGCGAGGTGCTCCTCAACGCCAACATCGAGCTCCCCGAGCAGCTCTCGGTCGCCCTGCGCCACGGCGCGCGCGGCATCGGGCTGTACCGCTCCGAGTTCCTCTTCCTGAACCGCTCCCCCCAGCTCCCGAGCGAGGAGGAGCACTACCAGGTCTACAGGGCGCTCGCGGAGGGGTGCGCGCCCGAGGTCGCGACGATCCGCACCCTCGATCTCGGCGGGGAGAAGTACTTCCACTCGGTCCTCGACAAGGACGAGAACAACCCCGTCCTCGGCATGCGCGCGATCCGCTTCTGCCTCATGCGCCGCGACATCTTCAAGACGCAGCTCCGCGGCATCCTCAGGGCCAGCCGCCACGGGAAGATCCGCGTCATGTTCCCGCTGATCTCCGGGGTGGAGGAGCTCCGGCAGGCGAAGGAGGTCCTCGACGAGGCGCGCGAGGAGCTCGCGAGAGAGGGAGTCGCCTTCGACCCCGCCATCCCGGTGGGGATCATGATCGAGGTGCCGTCGGCCGCCGCCGTCGCCGATCTCCTCGCGCGGGAGGCCGACTTCTTCAGCATTGGCACGAACGATCTCATCCAGTACACCCTCGCGATCGATCGCAGCAACGAATCGGTCTCCTATCTCTACCGGCCGCTCCATCCCGCGATCCTGCGAACCATCCGCTTCACCCTCGAGGCCGCCGCCGGGGCCGGCATCCCGGTCTCGATGTGCGGCGAGATGGCGGCCGATCCGATCGCCGTGCCGATCCTCCTGGGTCTCGGGCTCCGGGAGTTCTCGATGGACGCCGTCTCGATCCCCATCGTGAAGGCGGCCGTGAGGAGCCTCAGCCTGAAGGACGCGCGCGCGATGGTCGGCGAGATCATGACCCTCGCGACGGCGAGGGACGTCGAGGCGTACGCGTCGTCGCTGATCGAGCCGAAGCTCCGCGCGGCGGTCGAGGCGGCGACCGGCATGCGCGCCGGCTGA
- a CDS encoding MerR family transcriptional regulator, which translates to MEAKKAHGPPPQAPPPRSSPDRRFLKIGEVCELTDTQPYVLRFWESEFPQLAPRKNRAGQRIYVQHDVDLVLRIKRLLYDEEFTIPGARKRLEEEGFTAGEKAVEARAKPAPAVAKAERGLVETVRALRKELRSVRDLLTRK; encoded by the coding sequence ATGGAAGCGAAGAAGGCCCATGGTCCCCCGCCTCAAGCGCCTCCGCCGCGTTCGTCTCCCGATCGACGCTTCCTCAAGATCGGCGAGGTCTGCGAGCTGACGGATACGCAGCCGTACGTGCTGCGCTTCTGGGAGTCGGAGTTTCCGCAGCTCGCCCCGCGGAAGAACCGCGCGGGGCAGCGCATCTACGTGCAGCACGACGTCGACCTGGTGCTGCGGATCAAGAGGCTCCTGTACGACGAGGAGTTCACGATCCCGGGGGCGCGGAAGAGGCTCGAGGAGGAGGGGTTCACGGCGGGGGAGAAGGCCGTCGAGGCTCGCGCGAAGCCGGCGCCCGCCGTCGCGAAGGCCGAACGCGGACTCGTCGAGACGGTCCGCGCGCTGCGGAAGGAGCTGCGCTCGGTGAGGGATCTACTCACGCGCAAGTGA